The following are encoded together in the Cynocephalus volans isolate mCynVol1 chromosome 4, mCynVol1.pri, whole genome shotgun sequence genome:
- the LOC134374703 gene encoding zinc finger protein 658B-like isoform X1 codes for MSSHMENFGPQIFLLCGFPGISCVPEYSVHFQEQQKMNKSYGLVSFEDVAVDFTWEEWQELDDAQRTLYRDVMLETYSNLVLLGCYITKPNVIFKSEQEAEAWMVENAPNQSLQDLHIVNNQIEKSQENHSKYLWQVLITDSKTSTEERVKLEKTFNLSSNCTSNLIINSENSSEINIEKFNVCKYALPPRNPDKTHAGETPDDQNKTGKSHTHCEHLSQNNKIQVGQYPFEYSKPGKAFNTEPILLAHKKLHLGETTCKYNECGKAFYNSALLDQEITQVLRKTFQCDVCGKVFYKKSELTKHQQIHTAEKSYKCKEYDKSFMKKLSLTVHKWTHTGEKLYTCNDCGKTFHQNSLFRSCQRTYTGAKPYECTECRKSFSHNSAHHRHKRIYAGERSYECNECGKTFYRKSDLSKHQRIHTGERPYKCSECGKTFYYKSHLSRHQRIHTGERPYKCNECGKTFYQKSNLSMHQVIHTKEKPYECNECGKTFPLKSVLSIHQRIHTGEKPYECNECGKTFHHKSILSTHQRIHTGEKPYECNECGKAFHRKSILSTHRRIHTGEKPYECKVCSKSFFYKSHLNRHKRIHTEESRYECNECGKTFPCKSNLCAHQRIHIRGKLYECNECGKAFHRKSDLSKHQRIHTGERPYKCSECGKTFYCKSHLSRHQRIHTGERPYKCNECGKTFYQKSNLSMHQVIHTKEKPYECNECGKTFLLKSILSIHQRIHTGEKPYECNECGKAFHRKSVLSTHQRIHTGEKPYDCKERGKSFFYKSHLNRPKRIHTEESRYECNECGKTFYRKSDLSKHQRIHTGERPYKCSECGKTFYYKSHLSRHQRIHTGERPYKCNECGKTFYQKSNLSMHQVIHTKEKPYECNECGKTFPLKSVLSIHQRIHTGEKPYECNECGKTFHHKSILSTHQRIHTGEKPYECNECGKAFHRKSILSTHRRIHTGEKPYECKVCSKSFFYKSHLNRHKRIHTEKSRYECNECGKTFPCKSNLCAHQRTHTGEKLYECKECRKSYFYQSHLNRHKRIHSGESPYKCNECGKTFHQKSILSMHQVIHINEKPYECSECGKTFPLKSVLSIHQRIHIRGKLYECNECGKAFHRKSDLSKHQRIHTGERPYKCSECGKTFYYKSHLSRHQRIHTGERPYKCNECGKTFYQKSNLSMHQVIHTKEKPYECNECGKTFPLKSVLSIHQRIHTGEKPYECNECGKTFHHKSVLSTHQRIHTGEKPYECNECGKAFHRKSILSTHRRIHTGEKPYDCKECSKSFFYKSHLNRHKRIHTEESRYECNECGKTFPCKSNLSVHQRTHTGEKPYECKECRKFFYYKSHLNRHKKIHR; via the coding sequence atcTCCATATAGTCAATAATCAAATtgagaaaagtcaagaaaatcaCAGTAAATACTTGTGGCAAGTTTTAATCACCGACAGCAAAACATCAACTGAGGAGAGAGTTAAGTtggaaaaaacatttaatttgagCTCAAACTGTACTTCAAATCTGATTATAAACAGTGAAAACTCTTCAGAAATTAACATTGAGAAGTTTAATGTATGTAAGTATGCACTTCCTCCTAGAAATCCTGATAAGACGCATGCTGGAGAGACACCTGATGACCAAAATAAAACTGGGAAATCCCACACACACTGTGAGCATCTTAGTCAGAATAACAAGATTCAAGTTGGGCAGTACCCTTTTGAATATAGTAAACCAGGGAAAGCCTTCAACACAGAGCCAATATTATTGGCACATAAGAAGCTTCATTTGGGAGAAACTACCTGTAAATacaatgaatgtgggaaagccttttaTAACTCAGCTCTCCTTGACCAAGAGATAACTCAGGTATTGAGGAAAACATTTCAATGTGATGTATGTGGGAAAGTATTCTATAAAAAGTCTGAACTCACTAAACATCAGCAAATACACACAGCAGAAAAATCCTACAAATGTAAAGAATATGATAAATCCTTCATGAAGAAGTTATCTCTTACAGTCCACAAATGGACACATACAGGGGAGAAGCTTTATACATGTAATGACTGTGGAAAAACTTTTCACCAGAACTCACTCTTCAGAAGTTGTCAGAGAACTTACACAGGTGCCAAACCATATGAATGTACTGAATGTAGGAAATCTTTTTCCCACAACTCAGCCCACCATAGACATAAGAGAATTTATGCAGGGGAGAGgtcctatgaatgtaatgagtgtggaaaaaccttttaccGGAAGTCAGACctcagcaagcatcagagaattcacacaggggaaAGGCCCTATAAATGtagtgagtgtggaaaaaccttttactataagtcacacctcagcaggcatcagagaattcacacaggtgaaaggccctataaatgcaatgagtgtggaaaaaccttttaccAGAAGTCAAACCTTAGCATGCATCAGGTAATTCACACAAAGGAGAAGccttatgaatgtaatgagtgtggaaaaacctttccccTGAAGTCAGTCCTTAgtatacatcagagaattcatacaggggagaagccctatgaatgtaatgaatgcgGAAAAACCTTTCACCATAAGTCAATCCTCAGTACACATCAGAGAATCcatacaggggagaagccctatgaatgtaatgagtgtggaaaagcctttcaCCGGAAGTCAATCCTCAGTACACATCGGAGAatccacacaggtgagaaaccatatgaatgtaaggtaTGTAGTAAATCTTTCTTCTACAAATCACACCTCAATAGAcataagagaattcacactgAAGAAAGTcgctatgaatgtaatgagtgtggaaaaacctttccctGTAAGTCAAACCTCTGTgcacatcagagaattcatataAGGGGGAAGctctatgaatgtaatgagtgtggaaaagcctttcaCCGGAAGTCAGACctcagcaagcatcagagaattcacacaggggaaAGGCCCTATAAATGtagtgagtgtggaaaaaccttttactgtaagtcacacctcagcaggcatcaaagaattcacacaggtgaaaggccctataaatgcaatgagtgtggaaaaaccttttaccAGAAGTCAAACCTTAGCATGCATCAGGTAATTCACACAAAGGAGAAGccttatgaatgtaatgagtgtggaaaaacctttctcCTGAAGTCAATCCTTAgtatacatcagagaattcatacaggggagaagccctatgaatgtaatgagtgtggaaaagcctttcaCCGGAAGTCAGTCCTCAGTACACATCAGAGAatccacacaggtgagaaaccatatgactGTAAGGAacgtggtaaatcttttttctacAAATCACACCTCAATAGACCTAAGAGAATTCACACTGAAGAAAGTcgctatgaatgtaatgagtgtggaaaaaccttttaccGGAAGTCAGACctcagcaagcatcagagaattcacacaggggaaAGGCCCTATAAATGtagtgagtgtggaaaaaccttttactataagtcacacctcagcaggcatcagagaattcacacaggtgaaaggccctataaatgcaatgagtgtggaaaaaccttttaccAGAAGTCAAACCTTAGCATGCATCAGGTAATTCACACAAAGGAGAAGccttatgaatgtaatgagtgtggaaaaacctttccccTGAAGTCAGTCCTTAgtatacatcagagaattcatacaggggagaagccctatgaatgtaatgaatgcgGAAAAACCTTTCACCATAAGTCAATCCTCAGTACACATCAGAGAATCcatacaggggagaagccctatgaatgtaatgagtgtggaaaagcctttcaCCGGAAGTCAATCCTCAGTACACATCGGAGAatccacacaggtgagaaaccatatgaatgtaaggtaTGTAGTAAATCTTTCTTCTACAAATCACACCTCAATAGAcataagagaattcacactgAAAAAAGTcgctatgaatgtaatgagtgtggaaaaacctttccctGTAAGTCAAACCTCTGTgcacatcagagaactcacacaggtgagaaactgtatgaatgtaaggaatgtagaAAATCTTACTTCTATCAATCACATCTCAATAGACATAAGAGAATTCACTCAGGTGAAAGCCCCTATAAATGCAATGAGTGCGGAAAAACCTTTCACCAGAAGTCAATCCTCAGTATGCATCAGGTAATTCACATAAATGAGAAGCCTTATGAATGtagtgagtgtggaaaaacctttccccTGAAGTCAGTCCTTAgtatacatcagagaattcatataAGGGGGAAGctctatgaatgtaatgagtgtggaaaagcctttcaCCGGAAGTCAGACctcagcaagcatcagagaattcacacaggggaaAGGCCCTATAAATGtagtgagtgtggaaaaaccttttactataagtcacacctcagcaggcatcagagaattcacacaggtgaaaggccctataaatgcaatgagtgtggaaaaaccttttaccAGAAGTCAAACCTTAGCATGCATCAGGTAATTCACACAAAGGAGAAGccttatgaatgtaatgagtgtggaaaaacctttccccTGAAGTCAGTCCTTAgtatacatcagagaattcatacaggggagaagccctatgaatgtaatgaatgcgGAAAAACCTTTCACCATAAGTCAGTCCTCAGTACACATCAGAGAATCcatacaggggagaagccctatgaatgtaatgagtgtggaaaagcctttcaCCGGAAGTCAATCCTCAGTACACATCGGAGAatccacacaggtgagaaaccatatgactGTAAGGAATGTAGTAAATCTTTTTTCTACAAATCACATCTCAATAGAcataagagaattcacactgAAGAAAGTcgctatgaatgtaatgagtgtggaaaaacctttccctGTAAGTCAAATCTCAgtgtacatcagagaactcacacaggtgagaaaccatatgaatgtaaggaatgtagaAAATTTTTCTACTATAAATCACATCTCAATAGACATAAGAAAATTCACAGATAA
- the LOC134374703 gene encoding zinc finger protein 658B-like isoform X4, which produces MNKSYGLVSFEDVAVDFTWEEWQELDDAQRTLYRDVMLETYSNLVLLGCYITKPNVIFKSEQEAEAWMVENAPNQSLQDLHIVNNQIEKSQENHSKYLWQVLITDSKTSTEERVKLEKTFNLSSNCTSNLIINSENSSEINIEKFNVCKYALPPRNPDKTHAGETPDDQNKTGKSHTHCEHLSQNNKIQVGQYPFEYSKPGKAFNTEPILLAHKKLHLGETTCKYNECGKAFYNSALLDQEITQVLRKTFQCDVCGKVFYKKSELTKHQQIHTAEKSYKCKEYDKSFMKKLSLTVHKWTHTGEKLYTCNDCGKTFHQNSLFRSCQRTYTGAKPYECTECRKSFSHNSAHHRHKRIYAGERSYECNECGKTFYRKSDLSKHQRIHTGERPYKCSECGKTFYYKSHLSRHQRIHTGERPYKCNECGKTFYQKSNLSMHQVIHTKEKPYECNECGKTFPLKSVLSIHQRIHTGEKPYECNECGKTFHHKSILSTHQRIHTGEKPYECNECGKAFHRKSILSTHRRIHTGEKPYECKVCSKSFFYKSHLNRHKRIHTEESRYECNECGKTFPCKSNLCAHQRIHIRGKLYECNECGKAFHRKSDLSKHQRIHTGERPYKCSECGKTFYCKSHLSRHQRIHTGERPYKCNECGKTFYQKSNLSMHQVIHTKEKPYECNECGKTFLLKSILSIHQRIHTGEKPYECNECGKAFHRKSVLSTHQRIHTGEKPYDCKERGKSFFYKSHLNRPKRIHTEESRYECNECGKTFYRKSDLSKHQRIHTGERPYKCSECGKTFYYKSHLSRHQRIHTGERPYKCNECGKTFYQKSNLSMHQVIHTKEKPYECNECGKTFPLKSVLSIHQRIHTGEKPYECNECGKTFHHKSILSTHQRIHTGEKPYECNECGKAFHRKSILSTHRRIHTGEKPYECKVCSKSFFYKSHLNRHKRIHTEKSRYECNECGKTFPCKSNLCAHQRTHTGEKLYECKECRKSYFYQSHLNRHKRIHSGESPYKCNECGKTFHQKSILSMHQVIHINEKPYECSECGKTFPLKSVLSIHQRIHIRGKLYECNECGKAFHRKSDLSKHQRIHTGERPYKCSECGKTFYYKSHLSRHQRIHTGERPYKCNECGKTFYQKSNLSMHQVIHTKEKPYECNECGKTFPLKSVLSIHQRIHTGEKPYECNECGKTFHHKSVLSTHQRIHTGEKPYECNECGKAFHRKSILSTHRRIHTGEKPYDCKECSKSFFYKSHLNRHKRIHTEESRYECNECGKTFPCKSNLSVHQRTHTGEKPYECKECRKFFYYKSHLNRHKKIHR; this is translated from the coding sequence atcTCCATATAGTCAATAATCAAATtgagaaaagtcaagaaaatcaCAGTAAATACTTGTGGCAAGTTTTAATCACCGACAGCAAAACATCAACTGAGGAGAGAGTTAAGTtggaaaaaacatttaatttgagCTCAAACTGTACTTCAAATCTGATTATAAACAGTGAAAACTCTTCAGAAATTAACATTGAGAAGTTTAATGTATGTAAGTATGCACTTCCTCCTAGAAATCCTGATAAGACGCATGCTGGAGAGACACCTGATGACCAAAATAAAACTGGGAAATCCCACACACACTGTGAGCATCTTAGTCAGAATAACAAGATTCAAGTTGGGCAGTACCCTTTTGAATATAGTAAACCAGGGAAAGCCTTCAACACAGAGCCAATATTATTGGCACATAAGAAGCTTCATTTGGGAGAAACTACCTGTAAATacaatgaatgtgggaaagccttttaTAACTCAGCTCTCCTTGACCAAGAGATAACTCAGGTATTGAGGAAAACATTTCAATGTGATGTATGTGGGAAAGTATTCTATAAAAAGTCTGAACTCACTAAACATCAGCAAATACACACAGCAGAAAAATCCTACAAATGTAAAGAATATGATAAATCCTTCATGAAGAAGTTATCTCTTACAGTCCACAAATGGACACATACAGGGGAGAAGCTTTATACATGTAATGACTGTGGAAAAACTTTTCACCAGAACTCACTCTTCAGAAGTTGTCAGAGAACTTACACAGGTGCCAAACCATATGAATGTACTGAATGTAGGAAATCTTTTTCCCACAACTCAGCCCACCATAGACATAAGAGAATTTATGCAGGGGAGAGgtcctatgaatgtaatgagtgtggaaaaaccttttaccGGAAGTCAGACctcagcaagcatcagagaattcacacaggggaaAGGCCCTATAAATGtagtgagtgtggaaaaaccttttactataagtcacacctcagcaggcatcagagaattcacacaggtgaaaggccctataaatgcaatgagtgtggaaaaaccttttaccAGAAGTCAAACCTTAGCATGCATCAGGTAATTCACACAAAGGAGAAGccttatgaatgtaatgagtgtggaaaaacctttccccTGAAGTCAGTCCTTAgtatacatcagagaattcatacaggggagaagccctatgaatgtaatgaatgcgGAAAAACCTTTCACCATAAGTCAATCCTCAGTACACATCAGAGAATCcatacaggggagaagccctatgaatgtaatgagtgtggaaaagcctttcaCCGGAAGTCAATCCTCAGTACACATCGGAGAatccacacaggtgagaaaccatatgaatgtaaggtaTGTAGTAAATCTTTCTTCTACAAATCACACCTCAATAGAcataagagaattcacactgAAGAAAGTcgctatgaatgtaatgagtgtggaaaaacctttccctGTAAGTCAAACCTCTGTgcacatcagagaattcatataAGGGGGAAGctctatgaatgtaatgagtgtggaaaagcctttcaCCGGAAGTCAGACctcagcaagcatcagagaattcacacaggggaaAGGCCCTATAAATGtagtgagtgtggaaaaaccttttactgtaagtcacacctcagcaggcatcaaagaattcacacaggtgaaaggccctataaatgcaatgagtgtggaaaaaccttttaccAGAAGTCAAACCTTAGCATGCATCAGGTAATTCACACAAAGGAGAAGccttatgaatgtaatgagtgtggaaaaacctttctcCTGAAGTCAATCCTTAgtatacatcagagaattcatacaggggagaagccctatgaatgtaatgagtgtggaaaagcctttcaCCGGAAGTCAGTCCTCAGTACACATCAGAGAatccacacaggtgagaaaccatatgactGTAAGGAacgtggtaaatcttttttctacAAATCACACCTCAATAGACCTAAGAGAATTCACACTGAAGAAAGTcgctatgaatgtaatgagtgtggaaaaaccttttaccGGAAGTCAGACctcagcaagcatcagagaattcacacaggggaaAGGCCCTATAAATGtagtgagtgtggaaaaaccttttactataagtcacacctcagcaggcatcagagaattcacacaggtgaaaggccctataaatgcaatgagtgtggaaaaaccttttaccAGAAGTCAAACCTTAGCATGCATCAGGTAATTCACACAAAGGAGAAGccttatgaatgtaatgagtgtggaaaaacctttccccTGAAGTCAGTCCTTAgtatacatcagagaattcatacaggggagaagccctatgaatgtaatgaatgcgGAAAAACCTTTCACCATAAGTCAATCCTCAGTACACATCAGAGAATCcatacaggggagaagccctatgaatgtaatgagtgtggaaaagcctttcaCCGGAAGTCAATCCTCAGTACACATCGGAGAatccacacaggtgagaaaccatatgaatgtaaggtaTGTAGTAAATCTTTCTTCTACAAATCACACCTCAATAGAcataagagaattcacactgAAAAAAGTcgctatgaatgtaatgagtgtggaaaaacctttccctGTAAGTCAAACCTCTGTgcacatcagagaactcacacaggtgagaaactgtatgaatgtaaggaatgtagaAAATCTTACTTCTATCAATCACATCTCAATAGACATAAGAGAATTCACTCAGGTGAAAGCCCCTATAAATGCAATGAGTGCGGAAAAACCTTTCACCAGAAGTCAATCCTCAGTATGCATCAGGTAATTCACATAAATGAGAAGCCTTATGAATGtagtgagtgtggaaaaacctttccccTGAAGTCAGTCCTTAgtatacatcagagaattcatataAGGGGGAAGctctatgaatgtaatgagtgtggaaaagcctttcaCCGGAAGTCAGACctcagcaagcatcagagaattcacacaggggaaAGGCCCTATAAATGtagtgagtgtggaaaaaccttttactataagtcacacctcagcaggcatcagagaattcacacaggtgaaaggccctataaatgcaatgagtgtggaaaaaccttttaccAGAAGTCAAACCTTAGCATGCATCAGGTAATTCACACAAAGGAGAAGccttatgaatgtaatgagtgtggaaaaacctttccccTGAAGTCAGTCCTTAgtatacatcagagaattcatacaggggagaagccctatgaatgtaatgaatgcgGAAAAACCTTTCACCATAAGTCAGTCCTCAGTACACATCAGAGAATCcatacaggggagaagccctatgaatgtaatgagtgtggaaaagcctttcaCCGGAAGTCAATCCTCAGTACACATCGGAGAatccacacaggtgagaaaccatatgactGTAAGGAATGTAGTAAATCTTTTTTCTACAAATCACATCTCAATAGAcataagagaattcacactgAAGAAAGTcgctatgaatgtaatgagtgtggaaaaacctttccctGTAAGTCAAATCTCAgtgtacatcagagaactcacacaggtgagaaaccatatgaatgtaaggaatgtagaAAATTTTTCTACTATAAATCACATCTCAATAGACATAAGAAAATTCACAGATAA